GGATCTCCTATCCCAATATCTATAATATCTCTTCCCTCTGCGCGTGCTTTTCTTTTTGCTTTATCAATCTCTAAAAATAAATAAGGCGGAAGGCTGTTGAGTTTCTTAGAAAGCTAAAACATGGTTCTCTATCTCCTATATTATTTACTTAAAACATCCTGCATTGAATATAAACCTGCTGGTTTACCTACAACCCACTTTGCTGCTTTTAAAGCACCCAGCGCAAATAAATCACGTGTGTGTGCTTGATGCTTTATTTCAATACGCTCAGAGTTGCCACAGAAAATAACCGTATGGTCTCCGATAATATCTCCCAAACGCACAGAATGGGTAGGAATAGTTTTTTTTGTTGCATCAACAAGCACTTGCTGCATTTTTTTTGCAGTGCCGCTTGGAGCATCTTTCTTTGCTTTGTGGTGCGCCTCTACAATTTCAATATCATAATCAGGGCCTAATTTTTTTGCTATCTCAGGAAGCATTGAGAACAAAACGTTTACCCCTATCGCCATATTGGGAGAAAATACTACCGGCACCACGTTAGAAACTTCTTCAACTTTTTTTATTTGCGCATCACTTAACCCGGTAGTACCCAAGACGAGTGCTTTTTTGTACCTAGCTACATAATCTAAGTTAATTTCCGTTGCTTCAGGAATTGTAAAATCTATCAACACATCAATAAGGAATAAACCATCGGAATTGGAAGAAATTTTTAATTTACCTAATTCTTTCCCAATTAATGGCGTACCTTTTTTCTCTAATGCCAAATTAACTTCAAAATCACTGTTATGAGAAGCCAATTCGTAGATTCTCCTGCCCATTTTCCCGCAGGCACCGGCAATCCCTAATTTAATCATATATAAACTCCTTATTATTAGCTACAAGCTACAAGATTCAAGTTTTTACTTGTGCTCTTGTGCCTTGTACCTTATCAACTTAGCAATCCGTAATCTTTTAAAGCTTTTCTTAGTTTTTCTAAATTCTCCGGTAACATTGAACACATTGGCAGCCTTAAATCCGGCTCACACATCCCTAATAAACCCATAGCAGTTTTTACTGGTATAGGATTTGTCTCAATGAACACAGCTTTAATTAAAGGCAATAATTTGAAATGAATCTCCTGGGCTTTTGCAATATTGCCTTTTTCAAATTCTGCAACTAAGTTTGCCACATCTTTAGGAACAATATTAGCAACAACAGAAATTATCCCCACCCCTCCAATTGATAACACTGGAAGAGTTAAGCTGTCATCTCCAGAAATTAGCTCAAAACTTTTTGGGCATAATTGCCTTACCCTTGACATCTGATCAAGGTTGCCAGACGCTTCTTTTACCGCAGCCATATTTTTGCAATCATTAGCTAACCTTGCCATAGTCTCAGGCTCAATATTAACACCGGTCCGGGAAGCAATGTTGTAAAGGATTATCGGAATCTTAACCGAATCTGCTACAGCTTTAAAATGTTCATATAAACCTTTTTGCGTAGGACGGTTGTAATAAGGAGAAACCTGCAGAGAAGCATCTGCTCCAGCTTTAGCAGCATGTTTCGTCAGCATCACTGCTTCCTCAGTAGAATTTGAGCCAGTGCCCGCAATGACAGGAACTCTTTTTTTCACCTGATCAATAGTAATCTCAATTACTTTGTCATGCTCCTCAAAAGACAATGTCGCAGACTCCCCAGTTGTGCCGCAAGGAACAATCCCACTAGTCCCGTTTTTAATTTGAAACTCAATCAAATCCCTCAGCTTTGCTTCGTCGATTTTCCCATTACGAAAAGGAGTAACAATTGCTACAATTGAGCCTTTAAACATAGTAATCTCCTTCATAGACTATTTTAGCTTCACCTTCCAACCAAACATTTGTAAAATGGACTCTTGTTCTTTCAAAATAAACTTTTAAAATTTCTCCACTCTTTGTATGCACATTTACTTTATTGCCGCTGTCTGTTTTCAAAGAAAAAATTACCGATGAAGCAACTGAACCAGTGCCGCAGGCTAAAGTTTCATCCTCAACCCCTCTTTCATAGGTACGAATCTTAAATGAATTCTTATCAATCGGCTCAATAAAATTAACATTAGTACCTTTTGGAGCAAATTCTTTGTGATAGCGGATATAAGGGGCGATGTCAGTTATTTTAATCTTATCCAAACCTTCTGCAAAAATAACTACATGAGGAACGCCTGTATTAACAAAATTTACTTTTAAAAGCCTATTATTGACTTTGATAGGAATATCTAATCTGATTCCAAAAGGATCAGTCAATTGTATTTTAACTTCTTTATCCTTCACTTCCGAATTAATTATTCCTGCTTTTGTTTCAATTTTTACAATTTTCTTCCCAGTCCAGTAAGCAGCGCAACGAGCACCATTTCCACACATCTCAGCCTCTGAACCATCAGCATTAAATATGCGCATCCTGATATCTGCGATTTTAGAATTCTCCATTACCAACAAACCATCAGCCCCAATGCCAAATTTTCTATCACAGGCTTTCTTTGCTAATTTACTGTATTTTTCTGTAGACAGCCCTAGGCTTTTCACAACTACAAAATCGTTTCCTGCGGCAACCATCTTTTTAAACCCACACACCAATTGTGGTTTTTTTAAAGAACGGCTTGTTTCAATTGGTGTGTGGGTAGCTTTCATCATTTTATTCACAAAAAATTGGCATTACTTCATTGCGAGTAATATCTTCATAAGTTTCTCTTTTACGAATCACCTGAACACAATCTTTAACCACCATTACTTCCATGGCCCTCGGCCTTGAATTATAATTTGATGACATGCTAAACCCATATGCGCCAGCGCTCATTACTGCAATAAAATCTCCTTCTTTTACTTTAGGAAGCATTCTTTCTTTGGCAAAAAAATCCCCACTCTCACAAATAGGCCCGACCACGTCCGCCTTTTCTTGTGACTTTGTGCCTTGTGCCTTTTTAAGCGGAAGTATATTATGATAAGCCTCATAAAGTGCCGGCCTAATCAAATCATTCATCCCGGCATCCGTAATAATAAATTTCTTTTTTGGGGTATTTTTAATATATAGAACCTTTGCCACAAGCACCCCGCTGTTTCCGACAATAAACCTTCCCGGCTCTAAAATTATTTTTAATCCAGTTTTCTTTAATAGGGGCAAAATTTTTGCAGCATATATTGCTGCGGTCTGAGGGGTTTCATTATTATAAACAATGCCTAAACCCCCTCCTATATTCAAATACTCCAAAGTTACACTCTTCTTAATCTTAAGAATAAAATCGGCAACTTTTTTTATAGCTGCTACAAAAGGGTCACTCTCGGTTATCTGAGAACCTATGTGTATATGAAGCCCCGAGATTTTAGCATTCCTAAAATTTCTGCTCATCATAATAATTTTATAGGCCGTCTTTAAATCGATACCGAATTTATTAGTAATTTTACCTGTAGTAATGAATTTATGTGTTTTTGCTTCAACATCCGGATTAATACGAATTGCAACCCGCGTAATCTTGCCTAATTTCTTGGCAATGCGGTTAATATTGGTTAATTCCGGTAACGACTCCACATTAAAAAACAATATCCCGCATCTAATCGCATCCTCAATTTCTTTATCGGTTTTCCCAACTGAAGCATAAACAATCTTTGATGCAGGGCAGCCAGCTTTTAAAGCGCGATACAACTCTCCTCCTGAAACAATATCAAGGCCAGAGCCCATATTGACAAGAGATTTAAGAATTGCCAAATTAGAATTTGCTTTTACCGAATAGCAGACTAACGCATCTACACTTTTAAAAGCCTCTTTTATCTTAAGATAATGGTCTATAAGCGTATTGTAGCTATAAACATAAAGAGGCGTGCCATATTTTTTAGCCAAATCCTCAATCTTTACCTTCTCGCAGCATAAACTATTTCCTACATATTTAAATTCATGCATTTAACCTTTTACTCCATTTCTTAAGTTGGTTAGTAACTAGTTTTGGGTTCGTTGAACCGTAAGATTGCTTTAAATTAACTGAAGCCCAGGCATTAAGGATCCCTCTTACTTCAGGACCTAATTTTGGTGAAAATTTCTTAAGCTCTTGATTCGTAAGGCTTGAAATCTTCTTGCCTTTATCCAAGCAATCTTTTACAATATTTCCAACAATATCATGTGCATCCCGATAAGAAACGCCTTTCTTGATTAGATGCTCCACAATATCAACCGAAAACAAAGATTCATCCATTACCCTTGCTGCAATTGCTTCTTTCTCTATCACAATATTTCCAAAAAGATCAATAAATATTTCCAAAATATCCTTCACCGTATCAATTGCATCAAAAAGCGGAGGCTTATCTAATTGCAAATCTCTGTTGTAAGACGATGGCAGGCCCTTCATTAACATTAGAATATTAGAAAGGTCCCCGTGAATCTTTCCAGCTGATCCCCGGATTAACTCCAAAACATCTGGATTCTTCTTGTGCGGCATAATACTTGATCCGGTGCAAAAAGAAAAATCAATATCAATAAAATTGAATTCTTTAGTAGACCAGAGGATTAAGTCTTCGGCAATCCGCGACAAATGTACGGAAAGAATTGATAAATCAGCCAAGACCTCAATAATAAAATCCCTGTCGCTTACACTATCAATGCTGTTTTCAGTTACTTTGCTAAAACCTAATTCCTTGCTTACATAATGCCTATCAATGGCTAAGCCTGTCCCTGAAAGAGCCCCGCTTCCCAGAGGCATCAAATTTACCCTCTTGTAAGCGTCGTTTATCCTTTCCTTATCCCTCTCCAAACTTTCCAAATAAGCAAGCAAATGATGGCTCAAGAGAACGCACTGTGCAACCTGTAAATGCGTATATCCGGGTATAATTACCTTTTTGTTATTATTAGCAAATTTTAATATTGACTTCTGAAGTAAACTTATTAGATCGAACAATTCTTCAGTTTCATATTTAATATACATCCTTATATCCAAAGCAATCTGGTCATTCCGGCTCCTTGCAGTGTGTAACTTATGAGCGGCTAGCCCAATTTTCTTCGATAATAAATCTTGAATATTAGAATGGATATCCTCTGCCTCAGGGCTAAACTTAAATTTCCCTGTATTGATATCTTTTAAAATTGAGCTTAAACCTTTAACAATCAAGTTTGCGTCTTTTGCAGGAATAATTTTCTGCCTGCCTAACATCTTCGCATGGGCAATGCTTCCTAAAACATCGTACTTTGCAAGCCTCTTATCAAAAGAAATGCTTGAAGTAAACCTATCAGTTAAACTATTTGTTTTCTTAGGAAACCTGGTGCCCCATAGTTTTTTACTCATTCTATCTCCTCGGCTTTTACTTGAATCCTGCAACTTGAAACTTACAACCCAATCTATTTACCTTTTATAAGGCATCCCCCAAATCTTAATAAACCCTTCAGCTAACTGCTGATTAAACTTATCTTCCTTGCCGTAGGTAGCTAATTCTTTTTTATAAAGCGAATTGGAAGACTTCCTTCCAACCGGAACACAGCTGCCCTTAAATAATTTTAACTTTATTGACCCCGTAACTAACTTTTGCGTAGAATTAACAAAACTATCCAATGCATCCTTAAGCGGCGAATACCATAATCCGTAATAAACTAACTCAGAGTATTTTAAAGCAACAATTTCTTTAAAATGCGCTAATTCCCTGTCCAAAACCAAACTCTCCAATTCCTTATGTGCTACATGGAGCATTGTCGCAGCAGGCGCTTCATAAATTTCCCGAGATTTAATCCCTACTAACCTATTCTCAACAAGGTCACTCCTGCCAACGCCAAATGATCCGCCAATTTCATTTAAATGACTGATTAGAGTTTTTAACTTATAAGTTTTCCCGTCAACTTTCTTTGGCACACCTTTTTCAAAATATACCTCAACATATTTCGGATAACTTGCTGAATTCGTCTGTGTTTTTGTAATCATGTAAGCGTCTTCCGGAGGCTCCTGCTCTAAATCTTCCAATACCCCGGATTCAATACTTATCCCCCATAAATTCCTATCAATGCTATAAGGCTTTTTCTTGGTTACATCAATAGGAATATTGCGCTGCTCGGCATATTCAATTTCTTCCTCTCGCGATTTAAATTCCCAAGTCCTCACAGGAGCTAGAATTTCTAATTTTGGGTCAAGGATTCCTGCTGCAACTTCAAGCCGCACCTGATCATTTCCTTTACCGGTACAGCCGTGTGCAACGCTATCTGCTTTTTCTTTATGCGCAATCTCAACTAAATATTTTGCAATTAAAGGCCTTCCTAACGCAGTGGCCAGTAAATATTTTCCTTCATAAATTGCGTTTGCTTTTAAGGAAGGAACGATAAAATCCTCAACAAACTCATCCTGCAGGTCTTTAACATAAACCTTTGAGGCTCCTGCTGCAAAAGCCCTTTTTTCTATGGCGGATATATCTTCCCCTTTGCCTAAACCTTGCCCTAAATCTGCCATAAAACAAATAACATCATAATCTTTATCTTTAAGCCACCTGACTATACAAGAAGTATCTAACCCGCCGGAATATGCCAATACTACTTTTTTCATTTCACCTCTCCCAATAACTTAATTAATACCGCTTTTTGCACATGCATCCTGTTTTCAGCTTCATCAAAAACTACGGAATTCTTGCTATCAATAACGTCACTTGTTATTTCTTCTCCCCGATGTGCAGGCAAACAATGCATAACAAGGCAGTCCTTCTTAGCTAATTTCAAAAGATTTGAATTAATCTGAAAATCCTTAAATATTTTCTTGCGCTCCTGGGCTTCTTTTTCCTGCCCCATGCTTGCCCAGACATCAGTATATAAAACATCTGCGTCTTTGGCTGCATCAATTGGATTATTAAAAAGTTTTAGCGTTGCACCTTTTGCCTGCGGCTCATAGCCTTTAGGAGTAGCCACATTAATATTCATCCCTACTTTAGAACAGATAAAAATCAAAGAATTACAAACATTGTTTCCATCCCCCAGGTATGTAAGCGTTTTACCTTTTAATGTCTTAAGTTTTTCTTTTGCTGTATAGATATCTGCCAGCCCCTGGCAAGGATGAGAGAAATCAGACAAGCCATTTATTACCGGGATATCCGCATGTTTTGCCATCTCTAAAACATTTTCATGGCCAAAGGTCCTTAAAACAATCCCTTGGACATACCTGGATAACGTCTTTGCAACATCATGGATAGTCTCCCGGACTCCTAAATTTATTTCTCCCGGGCTTAAATAAATGGAATTTCCTCCCAGCTGAAACATCCCAACCTCAAAAGAAACCCGAGTCCTGTTTGAAGGCTTTTGAAAAATAAGCGCGATGGTCTGTCCAGACAAAGCCTTGGCAAATTTAAGCTTATTTGCTTTTAGCTTATCGGTTAAACTAAAAATACCTTCAATTTCTTTTGTGCTTAAATCTTTGATTGAAATTAAATCTTTCATTTTATGTACCTCTTAATACGCTATCTAAAATCTTGGTAGCTTTATCAATTTCACTCTTTGTAATATTTAAGGCTGGCATAAGCCTTAATACTTTTTCATGAGTGCAATTTATCAAAAGCCCTTTTTCTATACATTTTTCAACTATTGATTTTCCATTCACATTTAATTCAACCCCGACCATAAGCCCCAAACCCCTTACATCGGTAATAACCTTATATTTGCTTTTTAATTCATTAAGTTTCCCAAAAAGATATTCTCCCATCTTTTGCGCGTTTGACAACAATTTTTCTTTTTGTATCGCAGTTAGGACTGCAAGAGCTGCCTTACATATAACAGGCCCTCCGCCAAAAGTTGACGCGTGCATCCCCGGGCTTAAAGTATCGGAAATCTCTTTTTTTACTATCATAACACCTATTGGAAGCCCTCCTCCTAGCGCTTTAGCTAAAGTCATAATATCCGGAGTTATGCCGTAATGTTTATAGCAAAACAGCTTCCCGGTCCTGCCAACTCCAGTCTGAACCTCGTCAATAATAAGAAGGATATTCTTTTGGGTACAAATCTTCCTTAACTCAAGAACAAATTCTTTTGAAGCTACGTTTATCCCGCCCTCACCCTGGATTAACTCAAGCATGATCCCTGCGGTTTTATCGGTTATCGCAGCTTTAACCGCCTCAATATCATTATACTTAACTATTTTAAAGCCTTCCGGAAGAGGAGCAAAACCTTCCTGATACTTCTTCTGCCCCGTAGCTGCAAGGGTTCCAAGCGTCCTCCCATGGAAAGAATTCTCAAAAGAAATTATTTCATACCTTCCTTTACCAAACTTTCGGGTAAATTTTATCGCTGCCTCATTTGCCTCAGCACCTGAATTACAGAAGAAAACTTTGGCCGGAAAATTCCAATAAACCAATTCCTTCGCCAGTTTCGCCTGAGGAATATGATAATAATTATTAGGTATAAAAATTAATTTTGATACCTGGTCCCTTACTGCCTGCATAACTTTAGAATGGCAATGCCCAAGATTCCCAACACCCCAACCGGGGAAAAAATCAAGATAAACCTTATCGTGGATATCCCAAAGCCTGCTGCCTTTCCCCTTTACAAAAACCAATGGCACCTTTGTATAAGTAGGCAGTATATAATTACTGTAACTTTCAAATATTTCTTCTTTCTTCATTTTATTTTATTATCTCTGTTCCGATACCTTTATCAGTAAATATTTCAAGAAGCAAAGCATGCGGGATACGCGCGTCAATAACGTGAGTCTTCTTTACCCCGCCCTCTAAAGCCTGAACACAAGCATTTACCTTCGGAATCATCCCCTGCTGAATAATATTCTCATCAATTAAACCCTTGGCTTCCTCGGTTGTCAAGGTAGATATAAAAGAATTCTGATCCTCGGCATTGCGCATAATCCCTTTGACATTAGTCAACAAAACAAACTTTTCTGCTTTTAAAGCACAGGCAATATTTGAAGCAGCTTCATCAGCATTAACATTATATGTTTTTTTGTCAGCTCCGACACCCATCGGCAACACTACAACAATTTTATCATTCTTTAAATTAGCTAATATTGGCTCTGTGTTTATCCCTGTAATATGCCCAACCAAGCCTAAATCTACTTTTGCCTTCTTCTTCTGCGCTTGTATAACAGCTTCACTTTTCCCGTTTAAACCAATTGCCTTTGCGCCCAACTCACATATTTCATTTACTATTATTTCATTTAATTTTTCAAGCTCTTCCTCAACTACTGCCAGCGTATCAGCATCAGTAACACGCATACCATCTACAAACTCTGCTTTCTTTCCCGTAGAGCGCATCCTGTCGCTAATATTTGGACCGCCTCCATGCACTAATACCGGCTTTAACCCCATGAAATTGAGGAATACAATATCCTCTAAAACGCCCTTCCTGATTTTTTCTTCACCGAGAATACTTCCGCCGTATTTTATAACCACTATCTTCTTATGAAATTGTTTTATATAAGGCAGAGCCTCAACTAAAACCTGCGCCTTCCTGATTGCTTCTTCCATTTTATCCTTTCTTAATTATATTCAGCATTAATCTTAACGTATTCATAACTTAAATCTGAAGTATAAACTGTAGCGCTATTTTTTCCTTTATTTAAAATTACATCTATCCTTATTTCTTTCTTCTTTAAAGGGCTGTATTTAATTTCTAATTTATCTTCAACCACACCCGCTCCGCTTGCACCCACGGCAGCAACAATCCTGCCCAATATATTCGGGCTTGAAGCAAACATCGCGGTTTTAAAAAGCGGAGAGTTGGCGATATTTATTGCAACAGACCTTGCCTCGGAAACCGACTGTGCTTTATTTACATTTATTTGGATAAACTTGGTAGCTCCTTCGCCGTCTTTGACAACCATTTTTGCTAATTCAAGGCAAACTGTACTTAATGCCTTTGTAAATAATTTCAAATTTTCTCCGCCATTAATCTCTGCGTTACCTGCTTCTCCGTTCGCCAATACCATAACGGAATCATTGGTACTCATACAACCATCAACGGTTATACAATTAAATGAATTATCAACTGCGAGTTTTAATGCAGCATTCAAAGCACCCTGCTTGATATTCGCATCTGTAAAAATAAAACAAAGCATGGTTGCCATATTAGGCGAAATCATACCGGCACCTTTAGCAATACCGCAAATTGTAATTGATTTATTCCCAATATTTAATTTAACGGTAATCTCTTTGCTAAACTTATCGGTCGTCATTATTGCTTTTTTTGCTTTATCTATCCCGGATTGCGATAACCCTTTAATCAAAATAGGCACACCGGATTTTATTTCTTTAATAGCTAATTTCTTGCCGATAATCCCGGTTGAAGCAACCAAGACGCTTTTAGGCTCAATCCCAAGATCATCTGCCGCAAAACAGCTCATATCATAAGCGTCTTTTAACCCTTGTTTTCCTGTAAAACAATTGGCGTTTCCGCTATTTGCGATAATCGCCTGAAAGGTTTTTGCTTGCTTAAGATATTTTTTGCAGACAACAACCGGAGCAGCAAGAATTGAGTTAGCAGTAAACAGGCAGCTTGCTTTCGCAGGTTTTAAGGAATAAAACAAAGCTAAATCCAATTTTCCATTCTTACGGATACCCGAATGAATTCCATTGGCCTTAAACCCAAGAGGAAGAATTGCTTTTTTATAAATAGCCATTCTATAACAACCCTAGGCTTTCAGGGTATTTATACATAATATTCATATTTTGCACTGCCTGTCCGGAGGCACCCTTAAGTAAATTATCAATAGCAGCGATTATGATTATCATTTCCCCACAATCTTTAATTCCGATATCACAGAAATTCGTCCCAGCAACATCCTTGATACTTGGGAAGCTGCCCTCTTCTTTAATCCTTACAAACGGTTCATCCTTATAGAATTTATTGTACAAACCAACCAAATCTTTTGATTTTACCCCCCTGAATTTCTTTATATAAATCGTCTCCAGTATACCCCTGTTTATAGGCAATAGATGGGGGACAAATGTAACCGAAGCTTTCCCACCGGAAAGTGAAGATAGTATTTGATTAATTTCAGGCGCATGCTGATGCGCATTTACTTTATAAGCTTTAAAATCTTCATTAACCTCGGAGAACAAAAACCCTTCTACCAATTTCTTACCCGCTCCTGTTACTCCGGATTTAGCATCAATAATTGCAGATTTTAAATCCGCAACACCCAAACTAATCACAGGAGCAAGAGCTAAAATCGCAGCAGTAGGATAACAACCGGGATTCGCAATTAATTTAGCTTGCTTGATTTTATTCCTGTAAAGTTCAGGCAAACCATAAACCGCAAGCCTTAAATTAGGCTTATCTAAATGCTTTACTTGATAATGCTTCTCATAGACTTTTTCATCAGAGAGCCTATAATCAGCGCTTAAATCAATAACGCGCTTACCTAATTTTATCAATTTAGGGGCAATCTCCATTGAAGCAGTATGGGGAAGCGTTAAAAAAACAAGCTCACATTTATCGTTGATTAATTTTAAATCAGTGACGCCGCAAGGCAGATTAATCCTGCCTTTAAACTTTGGAAAGATTTCTTGAAGCGTTGAGCCTTGAGCTGTTTTACGCGAAGCATAAACAAGCTTTACATTGGGATGATTAAGAAGAATATCAATGAGGGTTTCGGCGGTATATCCTGCTGCACCTACTATTCCTACGTTTAACATTAATACTCCTTTTAGTAGTATCCGATTAGTAGTATCCGACGTCCGTCGGCATGTTCATTTATCTTAAATTAAATTTCAAATATAGTCAAGTCTTTTTGTCGTCGATCCGCTAAATCAAAACATATTTAAATTCTACGAAACAGCGAGAGGCTGCCAAGGCTTGTTCTCGCAGCACCGCTCGGATTTCCCCACCGAGGAAATCCTCGCTTGGAGTTTGCGCTCGCTCTCACTAGAGTTTATAGCGGGTGAACCTTGGCCGCTCGCACAAACTACATGCTGCGAGAATCAAGCCTCGTCACCCTCCCCTAGTACGCCTAAAATAAAAATCCCGCTTTTATCCAGCGGGATTTTTATTTGGAACTTATTAATCTATTATTTAGTTAAATTTATCTTCTAATAGTTTACCTCTTTGTCCACTGGAAGCGTTTACGCGCGCCCTTCTGTCCGTATTTCTTTCTTTCCTTCATACGCGGATCGCGGGTTAGATAGCCAAGCTTACGCAATGACTCTTTAAGCTCCGGCTGCGCTAAAATTAACGCGCGGGAAATCCCGTGTCTTAATGCTCCTGCCTGTCCGGTTAAACCACCGCCACTTAAATTAGCAATAATGTCATATTTATCAGCAATATTTGCGGCTGCAAGAGGCTGCCTTAAAATAATCCTATCAGTCTCACGGATAAAATATTTATCACAAGGCCGGCTATTAACCAAAATCTCGCCTTTACCGGGCATAAGAATAACCCTGGCTATTGATTCCTTGCGCCTTCCTACTGCAACAACTTTTTCTTTCTTTTCCATATCTAATTAAACCTCCAACACAACCGGCTTTTGAGAAATATGAGGATGCTTATCATCAACATAAACTTTTAATTTCTTTATTAAATCACGGCCTAATGGGCCCCTAGGCAACATTCTACTAACCGCAAGCCTCATTACTGTCGCAGGCTTCCTGCTTAGCATATTCTCCAAAGTTACTTCCCTTAAACCGCCCGGATAACCTGAATAACGACGGTAAACATTTTGTTTAAGCTTTCGGCCTGTAACCTGGATTTTTGAGGCGTTTATCACAACTACGTTATCTCCGGTATCCAAATGCGGGGTAAACATAACTTTATGCTTGCCTCTAAGGACAACGGCAACTTTAGCTGCTACACGGCCAAGTATTTTATCCTTGGCGTCAACAATATACCACTGCCTTTTAATCTCTGCTTTTTTAGGTTCGTATGTTTTGTTAAGTTTGTTCATTTTTTCCTCTCCTCATCTTTTTACAGAAAAGTCCTGCTAAAAAGACGATAGACGTTAAATTATAACATATTTTTATCTTAAGTCAAATATTATTTTTAATATTTTACCTTAACCAAGCATAGCCCACAAGCATGCGCAGTTGGCCCGGCAAGCCTTCTGTCTTTAGATTTTAGCACGTTTTTAACCGTTCCAACCGGTAATTTATGCTTGCCTACCTCAATAAGCGTCCCAGCTATGTTTCTTACCATGTTATATAAGAAACCGTTAGCTTCTATATCTATTG
This sequence is a window from Candidatus Omnitrophota bacterium. Protein-coding genes within it:
- a CDS encoding aspartate aminotransferase family protein translates to MKKEEIFESYSNYILPTYTKVPLVFVKGKGSRLWDIHDKVYLDFFPGWGVGNLGHCHSKVMQAVRDQVSKLIFIPNNYYHIPQAKLAKELVYWNFPAKVFFCNSGAEANEAAIKFTRKFGKGRYEIISFENSFHGRTLGTLAATGQKKYQEGFAPLPEGFKIVKYNDIEAVKAAITDKTAGIMLELIQGEGGINVASKEFVLELRKICTQKNILLIIDEVQTGVGRTGKLFCYKHYGITPDIMTLAKALGGGLPIGVMIVKKEISDTLSPGMHASTFGGGPVICKAALAVLTAIQKEKLLSNAQKMGEYLFGKLNELKSKYKVITDVRGLGLMVGVELNVNGKSIVEKCIEKGLLINCTHEKVLRLMPALNITKSEIDKATKILDSVLRGT
- the argB gene encoding acetylglutamate kinase, which produces MEEAIRKAQVLVEALPYIKQFHKKIVVIKYGGSILGEEKIRKGVLEDIVFLNFMGLKPVLVHGGGPNISDRMRSTGKKAEFVDGMRVTDADTLAVVEEELEKLNEIIVNEICELGAKAIGLNGKSEAVIQAQKKKAKVDLGLVGHITGINTEPILANLKNDKIVVVLPMGVGADKKTYNVNADEAASNIACALKAEKFVLLTNVKGIMRNAEDQNSFISTLTTEEAKGLIDENIIQQGMIPKVNACVQALEGGVKKTHVIDARIPHALLLEIFTDKGIGTEIIK
- the argJ gene encoding bifunctional glutamate N-acetyltransferase/amino-acid acetyltransferase ArgJ — its product is MAIYKKAILPLGFKANGIHSGIRKNGKLDLALFYSLKPAKASCLFTANSILAAPVVVCKKYLKQAKTFQAIIANSGNANCFTGKQGLKDAYDMSCFAADDLGIEPKSVLVASTGIIGKKLAIKEIKSGVPILIKGLSQSGIDKAKKAIMTTDKFSKEITVKLNIGNKSITICGIAKGAGMISPNMATMLCFIFTDANIKQGALNAALKLAVDNSFNCITVDGCMSTNDSVMVLANGEAGNAEINGGENLKLFTKALSTVCLELAKMVVKDGEGATKFIQINVNKAQSVSEARSVAINIANSPLFKTAMFASSPNILGRIVAAVGASGAGVVEDKLEIKYSPLKKKEIRIDVILNKGKNSATVYTSDLSYEYVKINAEYN
- the argC gene encoding N-acetyl-gamma-glutamyl-phosphate reductase, whose product is MLNVGIVGAAGYTAETLIDILLNHPNVKLVYASRKTAQGSTLQEIFPKFKGRINLPCGVTDLKLINDKCELVFLTLPHTASMEIAPKLIKLGKRVIDLSADYRLSDEKVYEKHYQVKHLDKPNLRLAVYGLPELYRNKIKQAKLIANPGCYPTAAILALAPVISLGVADLKSAIIDAKSGVTGAGKKLVEGFLFSEVNEDFKAYKVNAHQHAPEINQILSSLSGGKASVTFVPHLLPINRGILETIYIKKFRGVKSKDLVGLYNKFYKDEPFVRIKEEGSFPSIKDVAGTNFCDIGIKDCGEMIIIIAAIDNLLKGASGQAVQNMNIMYKYPESLGLL
- the rpsI gene encoding 30S ribosomal protein S9, with the protein product MEKKEKVVAVGRRKESIARVILMPGKGEILVNSRPCDKYFIRETDRIILRQPLAAANIADKYDIIANLSGGGLTGQAGALRHGISRALILAQPELKESLRKLGYLTRDPRMKERKKYGQKGARKRFQWTKR
- the rplM gene encoding 50S ribosomal protein L13, translated to MNKLNKTYEPKKAEIKRQWYIVDAKDKILGRVAAKVAVVLRGKHKVMFTPHLDTGDNVVVINASKIQVTGRKLKQNVYRRYSGYPGGLREVTLENMLSRKPATVMRLAVSRMLPRGPLGRDLIKKLKVYVDDKHPHISQKPVVLEV